The genome window GGCGGAGACCTTGAGTATAATCTGAAAATTGCCCTTTCAATTCTTGAAGGAAAGGATAACTCTCCTAAAACAGATTTTGTTGCAATAAATGCTGCTTTTGCCCTGAAGGTGGTAGGAATTGTAGATAATATCAAAGAAGGTATTGAACTTGCAAAGGAAACCATATATTCTAAAAAGGCATACAGGGTTCTTGAAAATCTGAGAGATTTTAATTAAGGAGGGTAAAAATGGAGCTAATTCTATCTATCATTATAGCAGCTGCTTTTTTAGTACTGATGATAATAATGTTTATCCTTGGATATAAAGAAGCTCTTAAGACAAAAGTTGAAGACCCTCTTGCTCTAACAGATTTAGAAATAGTTGGAGAAGGATGGGACAAGGATACTTTCATTGAGTTTGAAAAGATAATTGATATTTTAGGTAGAGAACCTAATGAAGATGAGATGAGAATTTTCCTCAATCTTGTGGAAGAAGGATATCACGGGGATACTCTTTTACACAAATTCTTAGAAGAATTAAAAAAACATCAGCATCACTAAAGGAGGATATAAATGGCCTGTAAAGAGCTTGAGGGAAAACTTGCATTTATAACAGGGGGAAGCAGAGGAATAGGTAAAGCTATTGCCCTTAAACTTGCTGAAATGGGGGCAGATGTAATAATTAACTACTACAAAAACAAAGAAAAAGCTGATGAAGTTGTAAAGGAAATAGAAAGTAAAGGTGTAAAGGGATACGCAATTCAGGGAGATTTTGGAAAAAAAGAGGATATAGACAGGGTTTTTGATGAGATAAAAGAAAAATTTGGATATCTGGATATTTTTGTCAGCAATGCAGTTGCTTCTGGAAGGGAAGTTGTAGGTGGATTTGCACCATTTTTAAGACTTAAAGAAAAAGGAACAAGAAGGATTTTTGATATAACAGTTATGGGTTTTATCTGGAGCACACAGAGGGCTGTTCCTCTTATGGAAGGAAGAGAAGGAAAAATTATAGCTATCTCTTCTACAGGAACCAGAGATTATATGCCTAATTATGCAATACATGGTGCAGCAAAATCAGCATTGGAAGCATTAGTTAGATATGCGGCTGTTGAGTTTGGACCTAAAGGAATTAATGTAAACACAGTTTCAGGGGGACCCATAGATACAGAGGCTATCCAGCTGTTCCCTAACTACGAAGAGGTAAAAGAAGGAACAATAAAACTGACACCCCTTGGAAGAATGGGAATGCCTGAGGATATTGCAGGGGTTGTTGGATTTCTCTGTACACCTGATGCAAAATGGATACAGGGACAGACTATTATAGTAGACGGTGGATTATCTCTTGTAAGGGGGCGTTAATTTTCTACTGCCCCTTTCTCAATCATTCTTGATAAATGACCAAATGTCATTGATATCTCATTTATCATATTAAATACTTCAGGGTTTACAGCCTTTAGTTTTTCAGGGGTTTCAATAAACTCATCAAACTCAAGTAGTAGCTCCCCAAGGACATCAATTATATGGCGGTCGTAAACTATTAAGTTTTCCAGAAAGACAGGCATTGAGGGCTCTATGGCAGGTAAAGTGAACATAATCCACGCCACAGTTTCTGAGGAAATTATTGATATAGTTCTGAGGGTATCTCTGTCATTTATTTCTTGGGAAAGCTGAATAAGGTCTTTTGTTTTGCTGAGGCTGTTTGAGAATTTATCAAAGATAAAAACACTATCCTGCACACTTATTTTTTTCTGATTGTTTATCAGCTTTTCTATTTTATTTCTGTTATCTATAACATAACTTTCCAGTTCGCCTATCAAGTAATGTATATAAACATTTTTCTCCATTTAGTCCTTATCTATGTATTTTCTAATCATATTTTTAATTTTCATCATTGTTTTTGTATGTATCTGTGAAATTCTTGACTCTGTAAGCCCTAAAATCTCACCTATCTCTTTCATAGAAAGCTCTTCATAGTAATAAAGGGTTATAACCAGTCTTTCCCTTTCTTTCAACTTAGATATTATATCAGTTATTATTCTTTTCAACTCTTCTTCTTCTACATATTTGTCAGGAGTATCATCATTAATTGATATAATTTGCCACAGGCTTGTTGTTCCATCCTCATCGGAACCAACTTTACTGTCTATTGATACAAGACCGCTATTGGATATCTTTTCTGCATATTTCATATATTCCTCTACATCCATACCCAGATACTCTGCTATCTCTTCAGGAGAGGCTTCTCTACCGAGTTTTTGTTCTACTTCCAGAATAGCTGTTTCTATATGTCTTGCTTTTTGTCTAACATTTCTTGGCACCCAGTCAAGTTTTCTTAAGCTATCTATGATATGTCCTCTAATTCTTATTTCTGCGTATGTGGATAGTTTAACCCCTTTGTTAGGGTCATATTTATTTATTGCATCTATTAGACCAAGAACTCCTGTATTAACAAGGTCTTCTTCTGTGATTGTAGGAGGTAAATTTTCCTGCTTTATAGACTGGACTATATAATGAATTTTTGGAAGGAATTCCATTATTATTTCATTTCTTTCTTCCGTGGATATTTTCATGGCCTCTCCTCCTAATCAAGTTTTAAGTTTTTAAGATTATTTAGAAATCTATTCCAGAAATTTTCTTTCCTTATTGGTCTTTTGCCATCAATAATGTATCTGGCGATTGCTTCAACATCCTGACTGTAAGTAGCCTTGGGATTTACAGCAGATAAGACATATCTGTCTCTTACAGATTCTGATAGCTTTTTATCCTTTCTGATAAATCCGTAATAACTGATTTCTTTTCCTGTAAACTCTCTGAGGATATTGTTCATTCCTCTATACATTTTTTCTGCTTCTTCTTCGCTTTCCACCAAATTTACAACAAGACCTAAATCCATATTGTCTGATTTGTAGTTTAGAAGTATTCTTGATATTGCATAAGAGTCTGCCAGTGCTGTTGGGTCAGGAGTAGTTATAACAATTGTTCTGTCTGAAGCAAGGCAGAAATTAATCACATTTTCAGATATTCCTGCTGATGTATCTATCAGCATTATGTCAAAGTTGTAGTAAATTTCCTGGAAAGAGTTTATTATCTGTATCTGTTTTTCCTGTGGAAGATTTGCCAGTTCTTCAAATCCAGAGGATGCAGGGATGAATTTTATTCCGTATTTTGATTCCCATATAATCTCATTTATATTTTTTTCTCCTGATAAAAGATGAAGAAGGTTATATTTGGGACGTTCTCCCAGAATAATATCCACATTTGCAAGGGCAAGGTCAGCATCAAGTATAAGAACACTCTTACCAGCTTTTTGAAGCTGATAGGCCAGATTTACAGTGAAACTTGTTTTTCCAACACCACCTTTACCTGAGGTTACAGATATAACCTGGAAATCAAGAGATTTCTTATTTTTCACCATATTTCTCAGTTTTTCTGCCTGGTCTTTCATCAGTTAATCACCTCTGCAATTCTGGATAAGATTTCATCGGCAGTTGTAATATCCTGTGGAACTTCAAGTCCATTTGTTATATAGCTAATCTTGTAATCGTAATGGGAGAGGATAAAGTAAAGTGGGGTATAGGTTTGTATCTCATCATATTTGGTTAATATTAGATGATGTATCTTAAATTTGCTGAAATATCTAATATCTTTATCAATAAGTGATTCTTTTTTTGTTAAAGGTATTGTTAAGATATTTTCTGCGTCTGGACTGGAAGTAATAAATGTCATTAACTTTTCAATTTCAGGTAGATTTTTTATATTCCCCGGTGTGTCAAAGACGATATGCTCATACTCATCAAAAGCATTTTTATAAAGGATTAATTCTTTTTCATTTTTTATAAAGAAGAAGGGTATCTGCATCATTTCTGCAAAACGCTTTAAACTTTCTGAACCGCCAACTTTGTAATAATCAAAGGATGCCACTGCTATTTTTTTGTTCCTTTCAAAGTTCAGGATTGAAGCCAGTTTTGCAATGGTTGTACTTTTTCCTGATGAGATATTTCCAAGAATATTTATATATTTTTTCTGCAGGGGGGCTCTTTCTATTTTGTTTAAAATATTTATTTTTTTAATCCCTTCTATAATAGGAGTATAAACTTTGAAAATCTCGTCCTGAATTTCAGTCAAAACTTTATCACGTATATCTGTGTTTTTTAGTTTTGTGAGTAAATCTATTAGTTTTTCGTATCCTGATATATCTTTTTCATCCTTAAATGATTTTTTAAAGGTTTCATAAAGAAGATTTTTAGGTTTCTGAATGTTTTTTTCAGGGCTGGCTGCTATTATTTCAAATTCACCGTTAATCTCTTTAATAGAAACAATAATAGCATCTTCGCCCAACTCTTCCCTTATTAGCATCCACCCTTCTTGTAGATTTCTAACAAAGTATTTTTTCATTTTCAT of Persephonella sp. IF05-L8 contains these proteins:
- a CDS encoding MinD/ParA family protein encodes the protein MKDQAEKLRNMVKNKKSLDFQVISVTSGKGGVGKTSFTVNLAYQLQKAGKSVLILDADLALANVDIILGERPKYNLLHLLSGEKNINEIIWESKYGIKFIPASSGFEELANLPQEKQIQIINSFQEIYYNFDIMLIDTSAGISENVINFCLASDRTIVITTPDPTALADSYAISRILLNYKSDNMDLGLVVNLVESEEEAEKMYRGMNNILREFTGKEISYYGFIRKDKKLSESVRDRYVLSAVNPKATYSQDVEAIARYIIDGKRPIRKENFWNRFLNNLKNLKLD
- a CDS encoding FliA/WhiG family RNA polymerase sigma factor yields the protein MKISTEERNEIIMEFLPKIHYIVQSIKQENLPPTITEEDLVNTGVLGLIDAINKYDPNKGVKLSTYAEIRIRGHIIDSLRKLDWVPRNVRQKARHIETAILEVEQKLGREASPEEIAEYLGMDVEEYMKYAEKISNSGLVSIDSKVGSDEDGTTSLWQIISINDDTPDKYVEEEELKRIITDIISKLKERERLVITLYYYEELSMKEIGEILGLTESRISQIHTKTMMKIKNMIRKYIDKD
- a CDS encoding SDR family oxidoreductase; its protein translation is MACKELEGKLAFITGGSRGIGKAIALKLAEMGADVIINYYKNKEKADEVVKEIESKGVKGYAIQGDFGKKEDIDRVFDEIKEKFGYLDIFVSNAVASGREVVGGFAPFLRLKEKGTRRIFDITVMGFIWSTQRAVPLMEGREGKIIAISSTGTRDYMPNYAIHGAAKSALEALVRYAAVEFGPKGINVNTVSGGPIDTEAIQLFPNYEEVKEGTIKLTPLGRMGMPEDIAGVVGFLCTPDAKWIQGQTIIVDGGLSLVRGR